In Halomarina salina, one DNA window encodes the following:
- a CDS encoding dolichyl-phosphate hexose transferase, translating into MHERAYGLDDVSVVMGAYNEVDAIGPVLDDIEAATDGRAEAVVVDSSDDGTAAVARDHGATVVDQPPRGYGVAVSRALREATTPVRVTTDCDGTYPMDRIPDFLDLVNEGYDVVSGDRLYHGARTMPRVNRAGNHAFAALASLLSGRRLHDVTTGMRAYHESVVESIEWTENTGLSAELLIRPVMRGYRVREEPIDYDERIGETKLDPFAGGRAIGGSILTVCAEERRRRRS; encoded by the coding sequence ATGCACGAGCGAGCGTACGGCCTCGACGACGTGAGCGTCGTGATGGGGGCGTACAACGAAGTCGACGCCATCGGGCCGGTGCTCGACGACATCGAGGCGGCGACCGACGGACGGGCGGAGGCGGTCGTCGTCGACAGCTCCGACGACGGGACCGCCGCGGTGGCCCGCGACCACGGGGCGACCGTCGTGGACCAGCCACCGAGGGGCTACGGAGTCGCCGTGAGCCGGGCGTTGCGGGAGGCGACCACCCCGGTTCGGGTGACGACCGACTGCGACGGGACCTACCCGATGGACCGCATCCCCGACTTCCTCGACCTGGTGAACGAGGGGTACGACGTCGTGAGCGGCGACCGACTGTACCACGGTGCGCGGACGATGCCGCGCGTCAACCGGGCGGGGAACCACGCGTTCGCGGCGCTGGCTAGCCTCCTCTCGGGGAGGCGACTGCACGACGTGACGACCGGGATGCGCGCGTACCACGAGTCGGTCGTCGAGTCCATCGAGTGGACGGAGAACACGGGCCTCTCCGCCGAACTGTTGATCCGCCCGGTGATGCGGGGCTACCGCGTCCGGGAGGAACCCATCGACTACGACGAACGCATCGGCGAGACGAAACTCGACCCGTTCGCCGGCGGCAGGGCCATCGGCGGGTCGATTCTGACCGTCTGCGCCGAGGAGCGACGCCGACGACGGTCCTGA
- the trpB gene encoding tryptophan synthase subunit beta translates to MSDGDFEGYGGRHVPDVLEDPLEQLAAAYDDVAHTDAFRSDLRDLLETFAGRPTPLYHARNLSERYGADIYLKREDLLHGGAHKINNTLGQGLLAKETGRTRLIAETGAGQHGTATAMVGALLGLDTEIYMGKKDAERQQMNVFRMRLMGAEVNEVTRGGAGLADAVDVALEDFAQNVDDTHYLVGSVVGPDPFPRMVRDFQSVIGREAREQFVDRTGDLPDAAVACVGGGSNAIGLFHAFRDDPVEFYGAEGGGEGSDSKRHAAPLAKGRDDVIHGMRTRVLDDDVEVHSVSAGLDYPGVGPEHAMFRELGRAEYTGVTDDEALAAFRELSETEGIIPALESSHAVARAIELAEAGDHDTILVNLSGRGDKDMETAAERFSL, encoded by the coding sequence ATGTCAGACGGCGATTTCGAGGGCTACGGCGGACGCCACGTCCCGGACGTGCTGGAAGACCCGCTCGAACAGTTGGCGGCGGCGTACGACGACGTCGCCCACACCGACGCGTTCCGGTCGGACCTCCGCGACCTGCTGGAGACGTTCGCCGGGCGACCGACCCCGCTCTACCACGCGCGCAACCTCAGCGAACGCTACGGAGCAGACATCTACCTGAAACGCGAGGACCTGCTCCACGGCGGGGCGCACAAGATCAACAACACGCTGGGCCAGGGGTTGCTGGCGAAGGAGACCGGTCGGACGAGACTCATCGCGGAGACCGGGGCGGGCCAGCACGGGACGGCCACCGCGATGGTCGGCGCACTCCTCGGCCTCGACACAGAGATATACATGGGGAAGAAGGACGCCGAGCGCCAGCAGATGAACGTCTTCCGGATGCGCCTCATGGGCGCGGAGGTCAACGAGGTGACCCGCGGCGGCGCGGGCCTCGCGGACGCCGTCGACGTCGCCCTCGAGGACTTCGCCCAGAACGTCGACGACACCCACTACCTCGTCGGGAGCGTCGTCGGCCCGGACCCGTTCCCCCGGATGGTCCGCGACTTCCAGAGCGTCATCGGCCGGGAGGCCCGCGAGCAGTTCGTCGACCGGACCGGTGACCTGCCGGACGCCGCAGTCGCCTGTGTGGGCGGCGGGTCGAACGCCATCGGCCTGTTCCACGCGTTCCGCGACGACCCGGTCGAGTTCTACGGGGCCGAAGGCGGCGGCGAGGGGTCGGACTCGAAGCGCCACGCCGCACCGCTCGCGAAGGGCCGGGACGACGTCATCCACGGGATGCGGACGCGCGTCCTCGACGACGACGTCGAGGTCCACTCAGTCTCGGCCGGCCTGGACTACCCCGGCGTCGGTCCGGAACACGCGATGTTCCGCGAACTCGGCCGCGCCGAGTACACCGGCGTGACGGACGACGAGGCGCTCGCGGCGTTCCGCGAACTCAGCGAGACGGAGGGCATCATCCCCGCACTGGAGTCCAGCCACGCGGTGGCGCGCGCCATCGAACTCGCGGAGGCCGGCGACCACGACACCATCCTCGTCAACCTCTCCGGCCGCGGCGACAAGGACATGGAGACGGCGGCCGAGCGGTTCAGCCTGTAG
- a CDS encoding lamin tail domain-containing protein — MTNDQERVHPTTLVLDEIHENPADRDAHHLNEEFVAFENDGPLPLAIGGWTVADESGAEYRFPKGTSLEAGERLVLRSGSGTDTDSTLYWSASEPVWANPGDTVVVRDAEGRVRIRESYNE, encoded by the coding sequence GTGACGAACGACCAAGAGAGAGTCCATCCGACGACGCTCGTACTCGACGAGATCCACGAGAACCCCGCTGACAGGGACGCACACCACCTGAACGAGGAGTTCGTGGCGTTCGAGAACGACGGCCCGCTGCCGCTGGCTATCGGTGGGTGGACTGTCGCGGACGAATCGGGTGCCGAGTACCGGTTCCCGAAGGGGACGTCGCTGGAAGCCGGTGAACGGCTCGTCCTCCGGAGCGGGTCGGGGACCGACACCGACTCGACGCTCTACTGGAGCGCGTCCGAACCGGTGTGGGCGAACCCCGGCGATACGGTCGTCGTTCGCGACGCCGAGGGGCGCGTCCGCATCCGCGAATCGTACAACGAGTGA
- a CDS encoding LLM class flavin-dependent oxidoreductase, producing MDLSVVDLSPLPDGGSATEAYANTVDAAQQAERLGYERFWVAEHHGMADSIAGTSPEVLLGHLAAETDTIRLGSGAVLLNHYSPFKVAEQFGVLDGLAPDRIDAGLGRANGSPASDRALQTSRRVQNPDEDHAEKIESVVNHLYDDFPDEHPYSDLTIPRSNGDPPAPWVLGSSPSSAGIAGQLGLPYCFAAFIRPQFATHAFEQYRERFEASRLAGGVEEPEGIVAVNAVCAETDEEAARLRAVAEATYQRMQRGVVGTRPSVEEALDELGGVPDPTPATLDSEEWPRAISGSPERLAGLLEQLSDRVGVDEVMIQHVTGTHEQALRSHELLAEGVGIR from the coding sequence ATGGACCTCTCTGTTGTCGACCTGTCCCCGCTCCCCGACGGCGGAAGCGCCACGGAGGCGTACGCGAACACCGTCGACGCCGCCCAGCAGGCCGAACGACTCGGCTACGAGCGGTTCTGGGTCGCCGAACACCACGGGATGGCCGACTCCATCGCCGGCACGTCGCCCGAGGTGCTGCTCGGCCACCTGGCCGCCGAGACGGACACCATCCGACTGGGGTCGGGAGCCGTGTTGCTCAACCACTACAGCCCGTTCAAGGTCGCCGAGCAGTTCGGCGTGCTCGACGGACTCGCGCCGGACCGTATCGACGCGGGGCTGGGTCGAGCGAACGGCTCGCCGGCGTCCGACCGCGCCCTCCAGACGAGTCGCCGCGTGCAGAACCCCGACGAGGACCACGCCGAGAAGATAGAGAGCGTCGTCAACCACCTCTACGACGACTTCCCCGACGAACACCCCTACAGCGACCTGACCATCCCCCGCTCGAACGGGGACCCACCCGCGCCCTGGGTCCTCGGGTCGAGTCCGTCGAGTGCGGGCATCGCGGGCCAACTCGGCCTCCCCTACTGCTTCGCGGCGTTCATCCGCCCGCAGTTCGCCACGCACGCGTTCGAGCAGTACCGCGAGCGGTTCGAGGCGTCGCGGCTGGCCGGTGGCGTCGAGGAGCCGGAGGGCATCGTCGCGGTGAACGCCGTCTGTGCGGAGACCGACGAGGAGGCTGCACGGCTGCGCGCCGTGGCCGAAGCGACCTACCAGCGGATGCAGCGCGGTGTCGTCGGGACGCGGCCGTCCGTCGAGGAGGCGCTCGACGAACTCGGTGGCGTACCCGACCCGACGCCCGCGACGCTCGACTCGGAGGAGTGGCCGCGTGCGATTTCGGGGAGTCCGGAGCGACTCGCCGGATTGCTCGAACAGCTCTCTGACCGGGTCGGCGTCGACGAGGTGATGATTCAACACGTCACCGGGACGCACGAGCAGGCGCTCCGGTCGCACGAACTGCTGGCAGAGGGCGTCGGAATCCGGTGA
- a CDS encoding alpha-ketoacid dehydrogenase subunit beta yields the protein MSTETTTGEAVSETETMTIREAIRQALREELSRDEDTFVMGEDVGEFGGVLSVTGDLVEEFGETRVRDTPISEAGFMGAAVGAAATGSRPIVEIMFSDFLGVCAEQILNQMAKNRYMFGGKTEMPLTVRTTEGAGMGAASQHSGTIHTWFAHLPGVMAVTPGTARGAKGLLKSAIRSDDPVFFFENKEIYEEEGEVPTDDDYTVPLGQASVEREGSDVTVVATQRMVGESLGLAEELAGETSVEVIDLQSLYPMDTDTLLESVEKTGRLVVADESPLSYGTHAEVVARVQERGFFSLDAPIQRVGVPDTHIPFSPVLESEVMPDADGVRAAIERVV from the coding sequence ATGAGTACCGAGACGACCACGGGAGAGGCGGTATCGGAGACCGAGACGATGACCATCCGGGAGGCGATTCGGCAGGCGCTCCGGGAGGAGCTATCGCGCGACGAGGACACCTTCGTCATGGGCGAGGACGTCGGCGAGTTCGGGGGCGTCCTCTCGGTGACGGGCGACCTGGTCGAGGAGTTCGGCGAGACCCGCGTCCGCGACACCCCCATCAGCGAGGCGGGCTTCATGGGCGCGGCCGTCGGCGCGGCGGCGACCGGGAGCCGCCCCATCGTCGAGATCATGTTCTCGGACTTCCTCGGCGTCTGCGCGGAACAGATTCTCAACCAGATGGCGAAGAACCGCTACATGTTCGGCGGGAAGACCGAGATGCCGCTGACCGTCCGCACGACGGAGGGTGCCGGGATGGGCGCGGCCAGTCAGCACTCGGGCACCATCCACACGTGGTTCGCCCACCTGCCGGGCGTCATGGCGGTCACGCCGGGGACGGCGCGAGGGGCGAAGGGCCTGCTGAAGTCCGCCATCCGGTCGGACGACCCCGTCTTCTTCTTCGAGAACAAGGAGATATACGAGGAGGAGGGTGAGGTCCCGACGGACGACGACTACACCGTCCCGCTCGGACAGGCCAGTGTCGAACGCGAGGGGAGCGACGTCACCGTCGTCGCGACACAGCGCATGGTCGGCGAGTCGCTGGGCCTCGCCGAGGAACTGGCGGGCGAGACCAGCGTCGAGGTGATCGACCTCCAGTCGCTGTACCCGATGGACACCGACACGCTCCTCGAGAGCGTCGAGAAGACGGGCCGCCTCGTCGTCGCCGACGAGAGTCCGCTCTCGTACGGCACGCACGCCGAGGTGGTCGCGCGGGTCCAGGAACGGGGGTTCTTCAGCCTCGACGCGCCCATCCAGCGGGTCGGCGTCCCGGACACGCACATCCCGTTCAGCCCCGTCCTCGAGAGCGAGGTGATGCCCGACGCCGACGGCGTCCGGGCGGCCATCGAGCGCGTGGTCTGA
- a CDS encoding thiamine pyrophosphate-dependent dehydrogenase E1 component subunit alpha, translating to MVTIDINTEDGQVEMLRRMLTIRAFDTRAGELFADGELPGFVHLYLGEEAVGVGAVSALEPDDYITSTHRGHGHCIAKGLDTYEMMAELYGKRDGYCNGKGGSMHIADVDAGMLGANGIVGAGPPLATGAALTASYKGEDRVALAFFGDGAVAQGQVHEAINLAATWDLPAVFVVENNHFGEATPVEEQHNVEHLAATAEAYDIPGFTVDGMDVTAVYEAVEKARERAAAGDGPTFIEADTYRYKGHFEGDHEPYRTNEDVEEWRERDPIDRFKERLVDAGTITEAEFEELREETEREIDDAAERAKAADYPDPSEAYEDMFNAVVPEITAFAERVRTDGGDRP from the coding sequence ATGGTAACGATAGACATCAACACCGAAGATGGGCAGGTAGAGATGCTCCGTCGGATGCTCACGATTCGGGCGTTCGACACACGCGCCGGCGAACTGTTCGCCGACGGGGAGCTACCGGGGTTCGTCCACCTCTACCTCGGCGAGGAGGCCGTCGGGGTGGGAGCCGTCTCGGCGCTCGAACCGGACGACTACATCACCAGCACGCACCGCGGACACGGCCACTGCATCGCCAAGGGACTCGACACCTACGAGATGATGGCCGAACTGTACGGCAAGCGCGACGGCTACTGCAACGGCAAGGGCGGGTCGATGCACATCGCGGACGTGGACGCGGGGATGCTCGGCGCGAACGGTATCGTCGGCGCGGGGCCACCGCTGGCGACTGGCGCGGCGCTGACCGCCTCCTACAAGGGCGAAGACCGGGTCGCGCTCGCCTTCTTCGGCGACGGTGCGGTCGCACAGGGGCAGGTCCACGAGGCCATCAACCTCGCCGCGACGTGGGACCTCCCGGCCGTCTTCGTCGTCGAGAACAACCACTTCGGCGAGGCGACGCCCGTCGAGGAACAGCACAACGTCGAACACCTGGCCGCGACGGCCGAGGCGTACGACATCCCCGGCTTCACCGTCGACGGGATGGACGTCACCGCCGTCTACGAGGCCGTCGAGAAGGCCCGCGAACGGGCCGCGGCGGGCGACGGCCCGACGTTCATCGAGGCGGACACCTACCGCTACAAGGGCCACTTCGAGGGCGACCACGAGCCGTATCGGACGAACGAGGACGTCGAGGAGTGGCGAGAACGCGACCCCATCGACCGGTTCAAGGAGCGACTCGTCGACGCTGGCACCATCACGGAAGCGGAGTTCGAGGAACTCCGCGAGGAGACCGAACGGGAGATAGACGACGCCGCCGAGCGAGCGAAGGCGGCCGACTACCCAGACCCGAGCGAAGCGTACGAGGACATGTTCAACGCAGTCGTCCCCGAGATAACGGCGTTCGCGGAGCGCGTCCGCACCGACGGCGGTGACCGACCATGA
- a CDS encoding DUF7846 domain-containing protein — MSGRSPDDDGDDGYRSRGLSTEAFRSSLDHLDRGHLASVVLAAVGAILSLFVASTLFPYLSVNHDEGVYLQQADLLLHGRLFLRPPVEESFRPWFFVDGAEGLYSKYAPVPAAVFALGRLLGGYSLATAAISASLVAGVVALGRELFDTRVGVLAGVLLLGTPLFVVHAGLFLPYALTTTLNVAFAVWYLRGERRESVRDAALAGLAVGVAFFARPYTAVLFALPFVGHALATAVRSRVWRVQTDTSQSETRGLLVRRIVTATIGSVGVLVALGYNAVVTGDPFVFPYLAFAPTDGVGFGRHALLGHAVDYTPELALRANALVLRDLFAEWVVAGPLGTVTAAVGLLLVFVVGVHGSSGVEGGGDRVRPALLAATYLTVAGGNVAFWGNYNVLGSLASDTDGLVHYLGPYYHYDLVVPTAVFAAVAVVAAVEWLRETVPAWLARRDGVGADRAPQVVVAILVVGAVVASGVGAAVVGARVAPNAGVTEEYSAGYAPFDDGPPEESVVFLPATYGPWLNHPFQALRNDAAYDGRAVYALGDTRELDVASRFGDRDLYRYVYTGTWVPTDDSTVRATLVPVDRLAGERLAVNATLARPATVTGTTVRLATDRGSAYLVGTDAGGSLSLSVVVEDGTVSVTGPTLEPTGSDGSVALDESDEVHVEVFVDTGPTGGYSYEVTFPVESRGGTHRALSPTAERCPVPDRCVPVALDDSGPDRGTNATVSDGSARR, encoded by the coding sequence ATGTCGGGTCGGTCGCCCGACGACGACGGCGACGATGGCTACCGCTCCCGTGGGCTCTCCACAGAGGCGTTCCGGTCGTCGCTCGACCACCTCGACCGCGGCCACCTCGCGTCGGTCGTCCTGGCCGCCGTCGGCGCTATCCTGTCGCTGTTCGTCGCGTCGACACTGTTCCCCTACCTCTCGGTGAACCACGACGAGGGCGTCTACCTCCAGCAGGCGGACCTGCTGCTCCACGGCCGACTGTTCCTCCGACCACCCGTCGAGGAGTCGTTCCGACCCTGGTTCTTCGTCGACGGGGCAGAGGGCCTCTACTCGAAGTACGCACCCGTCCCGGCGGCCGTCTTCGCGCTCGGCCGACTGCTCGGCGGGTACTCGCTGGCGACCGCGGCCATCTCGGCCTCGCTCGTCGCGGGCGTCGTCGCCCTCGGCCGAGAGCTGTTCGACACGCGGGTCGGCGTCCTCGCGGGCGTCCTCCTGCTCGGGACGCCGCTGTTCGTCGTCCACGCGGGCCTGTTCCTCCCGTACGCGCTGACGACGACGCTGAACGTCGCCTTCGCCGTCTGGTACCTCCGAGGCGAGCGCCGCGAGAGCGTCCGGGACGCGGCGCTGGCGGGCCTCGCCGTCGGCGTAGCGTTCTTCGCCAGACCCTACACCGCCGTGCTGTTCGCCCTCCCGTTCGTCGGCCACGCGCTCGCCACCGCCGTCCGCTCGCGCGTGTGGCGGGTGCAGACCGATACGTCACAGAGCGAGACTCGCGGACTCCTCGTCCGTCGCATCGTCACCGCGACGATAGGGTCCGTAGGGGTGCTCGTCGCCCTCGGCTACAACGCCGTCGTGACCGGCGACCCGTTCGTGTTCCCCTACCTGGCGTTCGCGCCGACCGACGGCGTCGGCTTCGGGCGACACGCGCTGCTCGGCCACGCCGTCGACTACACACCCGAACTCGCGCTCCGCGCGAACGCGCTCGTCCTCCGCGACCTGTTCGCCGAGTGGGTCGTCGCCGGACCGCTCGGGACCGTCACAGCGGCGGTCGGCCTGCTACTCGTCTTCGTCGTCGGTGTGCACGGGTCGAGTGGCGTCGAGGGAGGGGGCGACCGCGTCCGCCCCGCGCTCCTCGCCGCGACGTACCTCACCGTGGCGGGCGGGAACGTCGCGTTCTGGGGGAACTACAACGTCCTCGGCTCGCTGGCGTCCGACACCGACGGCCTCGTCCACTACCTCGGCCCGTACTACCACTACGACCTCGTCGTTCCGACGGCGGTGTTCGCCGCCGTCGCCGTCGTCGCCGCGGTCGAGTGGCTACGAGAGACGGTGCCGGCGTGGCTCGCCCGCCGGGACGGCGTCGGTGCCGACCGAGCGCCGCAGGTCGTCGTGGCGATACTCGTCGTCGGTGCGGTGGTCGCGAGCGGCGTCGGTGCGGCCGTCGTCGGTGCACGCGTCGCCCCGAACGCCGGGGTGACCGAGGAGTACAGCGCCGGGTACGCACCCTTCGACGACGGCCCGCCCGAGGAGTCGGTCGTCTTCCTCCCGGCGACGTACGGACCGTGGCTGAACCACCCGTTCCAGGCGCTCCGGAACGACGCCGCCTACGACGGGAGAGCGGTCTACGCTCTCGGCGACACCCGCGAACTCGATGTCGCGTCACGGTTCGGGGACCGCGACCTCTACCGCTACGTCTACACCGGGACGTGGGTCCCCACCGACGACTCGACTGTCCGGGCGACGCTCGTCCCGGTCGACCGACTCGCGGGCGAGCGACTCGCGGTGAACGCCACGCTCGCGCGACCGGCGACCGTGACGGGGACGACGGTTCGCCTCGCGACCGACCGCGGCTCCGCGTACCTCGTGGGAACCGACGCGGGCGGGTCGCTCTCGCTGTCGGTGGTCGTGGAGGACGGAACCGTGAGCGTCACCGGACCGACGCTCGAACCGACCGGGTCAGACGGGAGCGTCGCACTCGACGAGTCCGACGAGGTCCACGTCGAGGTGTTCGTCGACACCGGGCCGACCGGCGGCTACAGCTACGAGGTGACGTTCCCCGTCGAGTCGCGCGGTGGGACGCACCGGGCGCTGTCGCCGACGGCCGAACGCTGTCCCGTCCCCGACCGCTGCGTGCCGGTCGCCCTCGACGACTCGGGGCCCGACCGGGGGACGAACGCGACCGTCTCGGACGGCAGCGCCCGGCGATAG
- a CDS encoding NAD(+)/NADH kinase, with protein MGATVGLVVNPAAGRDIRRLVGGASVSDAYGKRRTAQCVLAGLTLCDDVEVLVMPDGGNLGQRLVADADAPDGGSVTLLDMPVEGDGRDTRRAAERFAEEADAVVVLGGDGTNRDVAHTVEDVPVVSVSTGTNNVVPSAVDGTVAGGAAALVATGVVDREATTARHGMVEAVARTPTGEKHLRGLATLGVVDQQFVGTRALLDADTIVGGVVSRASPSDIGLSGIAGGLSVHPFDQSGGVAFRVGPVESSPESVRAVTVPGVVERVGIEAWRRLDDEEAFSFDVSRGVLSVDGERELELSEAAVDVRPVADGPLLVDVEAVYDRAAREGYFSTER; from the coding sequence GTGGGCGCGACGGTCGGCCTCGTCGTCAACCCGGCGGCGGGCCGGGACATCCGCCGCCTCGTCGGCGGCGCGAGCGTCAGCGACGCCTACGGGAAGCGCCGTACCGCCCAGTGCGTCCTCGCGGGACTGACGCTCTGTGACGACGTCGAGGTGCTCGTGATGCCCGACGGCGGCAACCTCGGCCAGCGACTCGTCGCGGACGCCGACGCGCCCGACGGCGGTTCCGTGACGCTCCTCGATATGCCTGTCGAGGGCGACGGTCGGGACACCCGGCGCGCCGCCGAACGATTCGCCGAGGAGGCGGACGCGGTGGTCGTCCTCGGCGGCGACGGGACCAACCGCGACGTCGCCCACACCGTCGAGGACGTGCCCGTCGTGAGCGTCTCGACGGGGACGAACAACGTCGTCCCGAGCGCGGTGGACGGCACCGTCGCGGGCGGGGCCGCGGCGCTCGTCGCGACGGGCGTCGTGGACCGCGAGGCGACGACCGCTCGCCACGGGATGGTCGAGGCCGTCGCCCGGACGCCGACCGGGGAGAAGCACCTCCGAGGGCTGGCGACGCTCGGCGTCGTCGACCAGCAGTTCGTCGGGACCCGCGCGCTGCTCGACGCCGACACCATCGTCGGCGGGGTGGTGTCGAGAGCGTCGCCCAGCGACATCGGCCTCTCCGGTATCGCCGGCGGGCTCTCGGTCCACCCCTTCGACCAGAGTGGTGGCGTGGCCTTCCGCGTCGGGCCGGTCGAGTCCAGCCCGGAGTCCGTCCGCGCCGTCACCGTCCCCGGCGTCGTCGAACGCGTCGGCATCGAGGCGTGGCGACGACTCGACGACGAGGAGGCGTTCTCGTTCGACGTCTCCCGCGGGGTGCTGTCGGTCGACGGCGAACGGGAACTCGAACTCAGCGAGGCCGCGGTCGACGTCCGACCGGTGGCCGACGGCCCCCTGCTGGTCGACGTCGAGGCGGTGTACGACCGCGCCGCCCGCGAGGGCTACTTCTCGACCGAGCGCTGA
- a CDS encoding 2-oxo acid dehydrogenase subunit E2 yields the protein MSYVVKMPKLGMDMDQGTVVEWFVDEGDEVSEGDVVAEIESEKTTGEIEVREDGVLREVLVEVGDSTEPGGAVAVVGGPDEDISALLAEAGVEAESESGATDAAERDGTAPAATEEPTQATSATGSGGSIAAQVDVVATPRARRRAEETGVDLASVTGTGPEGAITADDVNEAVSAGAAEEGAASEADVKVTPRARRRAEELDVDVSTVEGTGPQGAVSEGDVEAAAAPGESGAESTAEMESTGTEPAADAQAAATETGGTATRGTTAESAPRGELDSVERVFASPRVRRLSRQLGVDIEAVEGTGVGGAITEPDVRAAGSAAREPTASQPATDGTTATEATEPVGTRDEERPLGSMRRTIAERLGESYREAVHVTVHRTAGAADLLAAAKAAKAGLDVAVSVNDVLLLAVSATLDAHPEFNATAEDEVHRLHEDHNLCVAVDVDAGLVAPVIRRVDQRSLAEVTEERRAVTDRALAGNQTMDDLTGGTFTVSNLGGLGVESFDPVINPPQVAILGVDAIADAVVPGEGGEPTVEKRIGFDLSFDHRYVDGADAARFLRTLVTHVEDPWPLVIAAGGR from the coding sequence ATGTCATACGTCGTCAAGATGCCGAAGTTGGGGATGGACATGGACCAGGGCACCGTCGTCGAGTGGTTCGTCGACGAGGGCGACGAGGTGAGCGAGGGGGACGTGGTCGCCGAAATCGAGTCCGAGAAGACGACCGGCGAGATAGAGGTCCGGGAGGATGGCGTCCTCCGCGAGGTACTCGTCGAGGTCGGTGACAGCACGGAGCCGGGCGGTGCGGTCGCCGTCGTCGGCGGCCCCGACGAGGACATCTCGGCCCTGCTGGCGGAGGCGGGTGTCGAGGCCGAGAGCGAGTCGGGCGCGACCGACGCCGCGGAGCGCGACGGCACGGCTCCCGCGGCCACCGAGGAACCCACTCAGGCCACGAGCGCGACCGGGAGCGGCGGGTCCATCGCGGCACAGGTCGACGTCGTGGCGACCCCGCGAGCCAGGCGACGAGCGGAGGAGACGGGCGTCGACCTCGCGAGCGTGACCGGAACGGGGCCGGAGGGAGCCATCACCGCGGACGACGTGAACGAGGCCGTCTCGGCGGGAGCGGCTGAGGAGGGGGCCGCGAGCGAGGCGGACGTGAAGGTGACGCCGCGGGCGAGACGACGCGCCGAGGAACTGGACGTCGACGTGTCGACCGTCGAGGGGACCGGGCCACAGGGAGCCGTCTCGGAAGGGGACGTCGAGGCCGCTGCAGCGCCGGGCGAATCAGGAGCCGAGTCGACCGCCGAGATGGAATCGACGGGGACGGAACCGGCTGCCGACGCTCAGGCGGCAGCGACAGAGACGGGCGGCACAGCGACGAGAGGGACGACGGCAGAGAGCGCTCCGCGCGGCGAACTGGACAGCGTGGAGCGGGTGTTCGCCTCCCCGCGCGTCCGTCGCCTCTCGCGCCAACTCGGCGTCGACATCGAGGCCGTCGAGGGGACGGGCGTCGGCGGGGCCATCACCGAACCGGACGTCCGCGCTGCGGGGAGCGCGGCGAGGGAGCCGACGGCCAGCCAACCGGCCACCGACGGGACGACGGCGACCGAAGCGACCGAACCGGTCGGCACCCGCGACGAGGAGCGGCCGCTGGGGAGCATGCGGCGGACCATCGCCGAGCGACTCGGGGAGAGCTATCGCGAGGCGGTCCACGTCACGGTCCACCGCACCGCCGGCGCGGCGGACCTGCTGGCGGCCGCGAAGGCGGCGAAGGCGGGCCTCGACGTCGCCGTCTCGGTCAACGACGTGCTGTTGCTCGCCGTCTCCGCGACGCTGGACGCCCACCCCGAGTTCAACGCGACGGCCGAGGACGAGGTGCACCGACTCCACGAGGACCACAACCTCTGCGTCGCGGTCGACGTCGACGCGGGCCTCGTCGCTCCCGTGATTCGGCGCGTCGACCAGCGCTCGCTCGCGGAGGTGACCGAGGAGCGCCGGGCCGTGACCGACCGTGCGCTCGCCGGGAACCAGACGATGGACGACCTCACGGGCGGGACGTTCACCGTGTCGAACCTCGGCGGCCTCGGCGTCGAGTCGTTCGACCCGGTCATCAACCCGCCGCAGGTCGCCATCCTCGGCGTCGACGCCATCGCGGACGCCGTCGTTCCCGGCGAGGGCGGCGAACCGACCGTCGAGAAGCGCATCGGCTTCGACCTCTCGTTCGACCACCGGTACGTCGACGGGGCCGACGCGGCCCGCTTCCTGCGGACGCTGGTGACGCACGTCGAGGACCCGTGGCCGCTGGTCATCGCAGCAGGCGGGCGGTGA